A genomic stretch from Arthrobacter sp. KBS0702 includes:
- a CDS encoding AAA family ATPase, whose translation MRIHRLEISAFGPFPGTEVIDFDRLSAHGLFLLNGATGAGKTSVLDAICFALYGSVPGARQEGKRLRSDHADAAAEPRVTCEFSAKGRHFEVSRTPAWNKPSARGKNGFTEQKANTLLREQVDGAWLEKSGRNDEAGAEITALLGMDREQFTRVVMLPQGDFAAFLRSKASDRLVLLQSLFGTQRFEAVEQELGRRAAEARAEVESLNNQLMLLLAQAEVETAGLGLELDGAPAREDADGLLAWLGDAAAAAAAERQAAAAEAERQGRELAARLEGTAARAERQAKLAAAKQRRSDAEAAAPELRDAAERLQRHRKAEVLGGQLQAVDSAEAAEDRAAAAAADAAAELRAAALADPELAALPAAPPDLPPAAAPLFAGTVLRGELGRLRSLRAVLEERLPDEDRLAALITRGTELQLSLDGLHEAHRSGAAALAALRAESAALAAALAPLEELAAEVQLRTKEAAAADELVAMVGRYARAAESCAGIAERHRLARDTHQERRQRWLDLREERLANAAAELAAQLIPDEPCPVCGSAEHPAPAPAAASALAIADAEKTAQEAAEAAEAVLAALERELGEAQQNLAVLAAQGGDTAPDVARSDAALAKERAAEATLAAEELAANRARRGELEVEISAAEQGQTAAAAGIAQTESTLSAVRGQADELEAALAGLRSGHPSLGTRLNAVRGTTALLERADAAAGSLEQARARTAEARAQLDQALPAAGFESAAAARSVLLPAHDAAGLEAAVRAGQDEAARLEELFAGEELALAARELATDGPVDLAVLAQLREDTAAADRATRESVLAAGLAGKSVRALGRISANYAEQAAAGRERRERAALWSAVAEAARGAGDNTYRMSLNSYVLAARLEQVAAAASERLIGMSDGRYTLQHTDARAARGQKSGLGLEVVDQWTGQRRDTATLSGGESFMASLALALGLADVVQMESGGVDIETLFVDEGFGSLDEQSLEQVMDALEGLRDGGRVVGLVSHVAEMKQRITTQLQVVKGRNGSTLHISDDAPA comes from the coding sequence GTGAGGATCCACCGCCTGGAAATCTCCGCGTTCGGTCCGTTCCCCGGCACGGAGGTCATCGACTTTGACCGGTTGAGCGCGCACGGGCTCTTCCTGCTCAACGGCGCCACCGGAGCCGGGAAAACCAGCGTCCTGGACGCCATTTGCTTTGCCCTCTACGGCTCCGTGCCCGGTGCCCGCCAAGAGGGCAAGCGGCTGCGCAGCGACCACGCCGACGCCGCCGCCGAGCCGCGCGTCACCTGCGAGTTTTCCGCCAAGGGCAGGCACTTCGAGGTTTCCCGGACGCCGGCCTGGAACAAGCCCAGCGCCCGGGGCAAAAACGGCTTCACCGAACAGAAGGCGAACACCCTGCTGCGAGAGCAGGTGGACGGCGCATGGCTGGAAAAGTCCGGCCGCAACGACGAGGCCGGCGCCGAGATCACTGCCCTGCTGGGCATGGACCGGGAACAGTTCACCCGGGTGGTGATGCTGCCGCAGGGCGACTTCGCCGCCTTCCTGCGCTCGAAGGCCTCCGACCGGCTAGTGCTGCTCCAAAGCCTCTTCGGCACCCAGCGCTTCGAAGCGGTGGAACAGGAACTTGGGCGGCGGGCCGCCGAGGCCCGTGCGGAGGTGGAAAGCCTCAACAACCAGCTCATGCTGCTGCTGGCCCAGGCTGAGGTCGAGACAGCAGGACTGGGCCTCGAATTGGACGGTGCGCCGGCCCGGGAGGACGCCGACGGATTGCTGGCCTGGCTCGGGGACGCTGCAGCGGCGGCGGCGGCCGAGCGGCAGGCCGCGGCGGCCGAGGCGGAGCGGCAGGGCCGCGAACTGGCCGCGCGGCTGGAGGGAACGGCCGCGCGCGCCGAGCGGCAGGCCAAACTCGCGGCGGCCAAACAGCGCCGCTCCGACGCCGAGGCGGCAGCCCCCGAGCTGCGGGACGCGGCCGAACGGCTGCAGCGGCACCGGAAAGCCGAAGTGCTCGGCGGTCAGTTGCAGGCCGTGGACAGCGCCGAGGCCGCGGAGGACCGGGCTGCCGCGGCCGCCGCCGATGCAGCCGCGGAACTGCGGGCCGCAGCCCTCGCCGACCCGGAACTTGCCGCACTGCCGGCCGCCCCGCCGGATCTGCCACCGGCCGCCGCGCCGCTCTTTGCGGGCACTGTGCTGCGGGGCGAACTCGGCCGGCTGCGTTCGCTCCGGGCGGTCCTGGAGGAGCGGCTGCCGGACGAGGACCGGCTGGCCGCACTGATCACCCGCGGCACCGAACTGCAGCTCAGCCTGGACGGACTGCACGAGGCACACCGCTCCGGCGCCGCGGCCCTGGCCGCCCTGCGCGCCGAGTCCGCGGCGCTTGCGGCCGCCCTGGCCCCGCTCGAGGAGTTGGCCGCGGAAGTCCAGCTGCGCACCAAGGAGGCCGCGGCCGCGGACGAACTGGTCGCCATGGTGGGCCGATACGCCCGGGCCGCGGAAAGCTGTGCCGGGATCGCCGAGCGGCACCGGCTGGCCCGGGACACTCATCAGGAACGGCGGCAGCGCTGGCTGGACCTCCGGGAAGAGCGGCTCGCCAATGCCGCCGCGGAACTCGCGGCCCAGCTGATCCCGGATGAACCGTGTCCTGTCTGCGGCAGCGCCGAGCACCCGGCTCCGGCTCCGGCCGCGGCCTCCGCCCTGGCCATCGCCGACGCCGAGAAGACCGCACAGGAAGCCGCCGAGGCGGCCGAGGCCGTGCTGGCTGCGCTGGAACGAGAGCTGGGCGAGGCGCAGCAGAACCTGGCCGTCCTGGCCGCGCAGGGCGGCGACACGGCGCCGGATGTTGCCCGTAGCGACGCCGCCCTGGCGAAGGAGCGGGCGGCCGAAGCGACCCTTGCCGCGGAGGAACTCGCGGCCAACCGGGCGCGGCGCGGCGAGCTGGAGGTAGAGATTTCGGCCGCGGAACAAGGCCAAACGGCGGCCGCCGCCGGGATCGCCCAGACCGAATCCACCCTCAGCGCGGTCCGGGGGCAGGCTGACGAACTCGAGGCCGCCCTGGCGGGGCTGCGTTCCGGGCACCCGAGCCTCGGGACGCGCCTGAACGCGGTCCGCGGAACGACAGCACTGCTCGAACGCGCCGATGCCGCTGCCGGCAGCCTCGAACAGGCCAGGGCACGGACCGCGGAGGCCCGCGCCCAGCTGGACCAGGCCCTCCCCGCCGCCGGCTTCGAGTCGGCCGCCGCAGCCCGCTCGGTGCTGCTCCCGGCCCACGACGCCGCCGGCCTGGAAGCCGCCGTCCGTGCCGGCCAGGACGAGGCCGCCCGGCTCGAGGAACTCTTTGCCGGCGAGGAACTCGCCCTGGCCGCCCGGGAGCTGGCGACGGACGGCCCCGTGGACCTGGCCGTGCTCGCCCAGCTCCGGGAGGACACCGCCGCGGCTGACCGCGCCACCCGGGAGTCCGTGCTGGCCGCGGGGCTGGCCGGGAAATCGGTGCGGGCCCTTGGCCGGATCTCCGCCAACTACGCGGAACAGGCCGCAGCCGGCCGGGAGCGGCGGGAACGTGCGGCACTGTGGAGCGCCGTCGCCGAGGCCGCCCGCGGCGCCGGCGACAACACGTACCGCATGAGCCTGAACAGCTACGTGCTCGCGGCCCGGCTGGAGCAGGTGGCGGCCGCGGCCTCGGAGCGGCTGATCGGCATGAGCGACGGCCGGTACACCCTGCAGCACACCGACGCGCGGGCGGCCCGGGGGCAGAAATCCGGGCTCGGACTGGAAGTCGTGGACCAGTGGACAGGCCAGCGCCGGGACACGGCCACGCTCTCCGGCGGGGAGTCCTTTATGGCCTCGCTGGCGCTGGCCCTCGGCCTCGCGGACGTGGTGCAGATGGAGTCCGGCGGGGTGGACATTGAGACGCTTTTCGTGGACGAGGGGTTCGGCAGCCTCGACGAGCAGTCGCTCGAGCAGGTCATGGATGCGCTTGAGGGACTCCGCGACGGCGGCCGGGTGGTGGGCCTGGTGAGCCACGTGGCGGAAATGAAGCAGCGGATCACCACCCAGCTGCAGGTGGTCAAGGGCCGCAACGGTTCGACGCTGCATATCTCGGACGATGCCCCGGCCTGA
- a CDS encoding exonuclease SbcCD subunit D → MRLLHTSDWHLGRSFHGVGMLEAQRAFVDQLIDVVREQSVGVVLIAGDVYDRALPGVDVVGLLDDALVRLSGAGAKVVLTSGNHDSAIRLGFASRLLERGGVHLRTRLAELDSPLLLPLSDDAGAGPMLAIYGIPWLEPRLVAAQLGVETASHFEVTRAATELIRADIAARAKIRTVHSVVLAHTFASGGISSDSERDLSIGGVGAVPLDLFDGFSYTALGHLHGRQTLSPAVRYSGSPLAYSFSEAKHQKGGWLIDVDATGVTDVTEVLWDAPRQLAVLRGTLEELLAAEELGWAEGAYCQITLTDPQRPSQAMERLRARFPDTLVLGFDPQGAEASAKTSYSSRLAQAGDDLSICCGFLEHVRGRAADEAESGVLAEALEAVRLEGVSR, encoded by the coding sequence ATGCGGTTATTGCACACCTCGGACTGGCATTTGGGCCGGTCGTTCCACGGCGTCGGGATGCTCGAGGCCCAGCGCGCCTTCGTCGACCAGCTCATCGACGTGGTCCGCGAACAGTCGGTCGGCGTCGTCCTCATCGCGGGAGACGTCTACGACCGCGCGCTGCCCGGCGTCGACGTCGTCGGCCTGCTGGACGACGCACTGGTGCGGCTGAGCGGGGCCGGAGCCAAGGTGGTGCTGACCAGCGGAAACCACGACTCGGCCATCCGGCTCGGGTTTGCCTCCCGGCTGCTCGAACGCGGGGGAGTACACCTGCGCACCCGGCTCGCCGAACTGGACTCGCCGCTGCTGCTGCCGCTGTCGGATGACGCCGGCGCTGGGCCCATGCTCGCCATTTACGGCATCCCCTGGCTGGAACCGCGGCTGGTCGCCGCGCAGCTGGGTGTCGAGACCGCCAGCCACTTCGAGGTCACCCGTGCCGCCACCGAACTGATCCGTGCCGATATCGCGGCCCGGGCGAAGATCCGGACAGTGCATTCCGTGGTGCTGGCACACACCTTCGCCAGCGGCGGGATCAGCTCCGACAGCGAACGGGACCTGAGCATCGGCGGGGTCGGCGCCGTGCCGCTGGATCTCTTCGACGGCTTCAGCTACACCGCCCTGGGACACCTGCACGGACGGCAGACGCTTTCGCCCGCCGTCCGCTATTCCGGCTCCCCGCTGGCCTACTCGTTCTCCGAAGCGAAGCACCAGAAGGGCGGCTGGCTGATCGACGTGGATGCCACCGGCGTTACTGACGTCACCGAGGTGCTCTGGGACGCGCCGCGCCAGCTCGCCGTGCTCCGGGGCACCCTCGAGGAGCTGCTTGCCGCCGAGGAACTTGGCTGGGCCGAGGGCGCCTACTGCCAGATCACGCTGACCGACCCGCAGCGCCCGTCCCAGGCGATGGAACGCCTGCGGGCCCGTTTCCCCGACACGCTCGTGCTCGGCTTCGACCCGCAGGGCGCCGAGGCGTCGGCGAAGACCAGCTACAGCAGCAGGTTGGCCCAGGCCGGGGATGATCTCTCTATTTGCTGCGGCTTCCTGGAACACGTCCGGGGCCGCGCTGCCGATGAAGCCGAATCCGGCGTTCTGGCCGAAGCGCTCGAAGCTGTCCGACTGGAAGGGGTGTCCCGGTGA
- a CDS encoding MIP/aquaporin family protein, which yields MTLPVPASGPGGAQPSTDLADRQPGLLARLSAEALGTLFVVAVGLGVPLFAVPQYNPLSASLAAGLALTAAMLAFGYLSGGHYNPAVTLGNLIAGRIRPVEAAAYLGAQLVGALLGALTLFGILRTVPKLNGTRAAFDTVAAGFDARSVIQAPMPGVLLVEVLGAALLVAVYLGTTAGRNPARAAAPFAVGLSMAVLLQLGQSIGNAPFNPARATASAVFSSPDALGQLWLFWVAPLVGAAVAGLVFRGFAHTSAPLAAAPADPDERDGFADVEDLGDSEDPAGLDYRGDTAPAAPARTLTPAPADEARDFFDKPTP from the coding sequence ATGACCCTGCCAGTGCCAGCCTCCGGGCCCGGCGGTGCCCAGCCGTCCACCGACCTCGCCGACCGGCAGCCCGGCCTCCTCGCCCGGCTGTCCGCCGAGGCTCTCGGGACCCTGTTCGTCGTGGCCGTGGGCCTGGGCGTACCGCTGTTCGCCGTACCGCAGTACAACCCGCTGTCCGCGTCGCTGGCGGCGGGCTTGGCGCTTACCGCGGCCATGCTTGCCTTCGGCTACCTGTCAGGGGGCCACTACAACCCCGCTGTAACGCTCGGGAACCTGATCGCCGGGCGGATCCGTCCGGTCGAGGCCGCGGCCTACCTCGGCGCGCAGCTGGTGGGCGCCCTGCTTGGCGCGTTGACGCTGTTTGGCATCCTGCGCACCGTCCCGAAGCTCAACGGAACCCGCGCGGCATTCGACACGGTGGCAGCCGGCTTTGACGCGCGCTCGGTGATCCAGGCCCCGATGCCCGGCGTCCTGCTGGTCGAGGTACTCGGCGCCGCGCTGCTCGTGGCGGTCTATCTCGGCACCACCGCGGGACGCAATCCGGCGAGGGCCGCCGCGCCGTTCGCCGTCGGCCTGAGCATGGCCGTGCTGCTGCAGCTGGGACAGAGCATCGGGAATGCCCCGTTCAACCCGGCCCGCGCGACGGCATCGGCCGTGTTCAGCAGCCCTGACGCCCTGGGCCAGCTCTGGCTCTTCTGGGTGGCGCCGCTGGTCGGTGCCGCGGTGGCCGGCCTGGTGTTCCGTGGCTTTGCCCACACCTCGGCGCCGCTGGCGGCCGCCCCCGCGGACCCGGACGAACGCGACGGATTCGCTGACGTCGAAGACCTCGGGGACAGCGAGGACCCGGCTGGCCTGGATTATCGTGGCGACACGGCGCCTGCCGCGCCGGCCCGCACCCTCACTCCGGCGCCGGCCGACGAGGCCCGCGACTTCTTCGACAAGCCCACCCCGTAG
- a CDS encoding DUF202 domain-containing protein — translation MTAPPRDPGLQPERTTLAWGRTLLALVVADLFIWRTWAVSGARDHAADRFDYLGLCAAAALGSTVVLFVCVRVRSRQLRSSTEAVPAALMFSATAAVLALAVSTVAAIALGT, via the coding sequence GTGACCGCGCCGCCGCGGGACCCCGGGCTGCAGCCGGAACGCACCACTTTGGCCTGGGGCCGGACCCTGCTGGCCCTCGTCGTCGCGGATCTGTTCATCTGGCGCACCTGGGCGGTCTCCGGAGCGCGGGATCACGCCGCCGACCGCTTCGACTACCTGGGTCTGTGTGCCGCTGCGGCGCTCGGATCCACCGTGGTCCTCTTTGTCTGTGTCCGGGTGCGCTCCCGGCAGCTGCGCAGCTCCACCGAAGCGGTCCCGGCCGCGCTGATGTTCAGTGCAACTGCGGCTGTCCTGGCGCTCGCCGTGAGCACGGTGGCCGCGATCGCCCTCGGGACCTAG
- a CDS encoding YidH family protein, translated as MREPAWRKTGSTPDYRFTLANERTFLAWVRTSLALIAGALAIDQLAPNIAPGPVRIVICVVLAVLGAGLAALAYHRWGRMEAAMRNNRELPYSGLMLVMTVGVAIAALTIAILILIAR; from the coding sequence ATGCGCGAACCAGCGTGGCGGAAGACAGGCAGCACACCCGACTACAGGTTTACGTTGGCCAACGAGCGGACCTTCCTGGCCTGGGTACGGACCTCGCTGGCCCTGATCGCCGGGGCCCTCGCCATCGACCAGCTCGCACCCAACATCGCCCCGGGGCCGGTGCGCATCGTCATCTGCGTCGTGCTGGCGGTCCTCGGCGCCGGACTGGCAGCGCTGGCCTACCACCGCTGGGGCCGGATGGAAGCCGCGATGCGCAACAACCGGGAGCTGCCCTACTCCGGGCTGATGCTGGTCATGACCGTCGGTGTCGCCATTGCCGCGCTCACCATCGCCATCCTGATCTTGATCGCACGGTGA
- a CDS encoding ADP-ribosylglycohydrolase family protein: MSTEPGSTDAATPAAAPAATPAPSHASRIHGCLLGGALGDSLGYAVEFEKIDSIRATFGPEGLRDFAELGAGSHFSDDTQMTLYTVDGLLEALEWANSGVAADTNACLWLAYLRWLGSQGVPIPDSAPFQPPRWIDGHEVLRHRRAPGNACLSGLATGEMGTVYRPVNPDSKGCGTVMRSAPFGLIPHIEAESVYKLSADAASLTHGHPSARQSAGVFSLLIHSLANGGSLDEAAGFALSRLQAGRLPRGEEPDPVLLERLAASVRLAAAGDGGLLGAEELVRELGEGWVAEEALAVGLYAVLATAPATTTTSASAGPEDHFRAAIAVAVNHSGDSDSTASIAGNILGAHYGEDCLPADWLSALEAPELIRGMAERLAAVTGA, translated from the coding sequence ATGAGCACTGAGCCCGGCAGCACCGACGCCGCAACCCCCGCGGCGGCCCCCGCCGCAACCCCCGCACCGTCCCACGCATCCCGCATCCACGGCTGCCTGCTGGGCGGTGCACTCGGCGATTCGCTGGGCTACGCCGTGGAATTCGAGAAAATCGACTCGATCCGCGCCACGTTCGGGCCCGAAGGGCTCCGCGACTTCGCGGAGCTGGGCGCCGGCAGCCATTTCTCCGACGATACCCAGATGACGCTGTACACCGTGGACGGCCTGCTGGAGGCGCTGGAGTGGGCCAACTCGGGCGTGGCGGCGGACACGAACGCCTGCCTCTGGCTAGCCTACCTGCGTTGGCTCGGCAGCCAGGGCGTGCCGATACCCGATTCCGCGCCGTTCCAGCCGCCGCGCTGGATCGACGGCCACGAGGTGCTCCGGCACCGCCGCGCGCCGGGCAACGCCTGCCTCAGCGGCCTCGCCACCGGCGAAATGGGAACCGTGTACCGGCCGGTCAACCCGGATTCCAAGGGCTGCGGCACGGTGATGCGTTCGGCCCCGTTCGGGTTGATCCCGCACATCGAGGCGGAATCGGTCTACAAGCTCAGTGCGGACGCGGCGTCGCTGACCCACGGGCACCCCTCGGCACGGCAGAGCGCCGGCGTGTTCAGCCTGCTGATCCACTCCCTGGCCAACGGCGGAAGCCTGGACGAGGCGGCCGGCTTCGCACTCTCCCGGCTGCAGGCGGGCCGGCTGCCACGGGGCGAGGAACCCGATCCGGTGCTGCTGGAGCGGCTGGCGGCGTCCGTTCGGCTGGCCGCTGCCGGCGACGGCGGCCTGCTGGGCGCCGAGGAGCTCGTCCGCGAACTCGGTGAGGGCTGGGTGGCCGAGGAGGCACTCGCCGTCGGGCTTTATGCTGTACTGGCCACCGCCCCCGCAACGACGACGACGTCGGCGTCCGCCGGGCCGGAGGACCACTTCCGGGCGGCGATCGCGGTGGCTGTGAACCACAGCGGGGACAGCGACTCCACCGCCTCGATCGCGGGCAACATCCTGGGCGCCCACTACGGCGAGGACTGCCTGCCGGCGGACTGGCTGTCGGCGCTCGAGGCGCCGGAGCTCATCCGCGGCATGGCCGAGCGGCTGGCGGCGGTTACGGGCGCCTGA
- a CDS encoding DUF4395 domain-containing protein encodes MSKLISADARPGGNTIGETISGENRTAQAPAADPRGGIDWGKVFAFPNPVNEYSARITAALVVLLSLATLLTGFGWGLAVIAAGFWLRVLFGPRISPFGVLSVKVLTPWLGKKRLVPGPPKRFAQGIGAALSTTAAILLAAGLAPAAWILLALLIVAASLEAFAGFCLGCAIFGMLQRRGLIPEDVCEACNNISLRRP; translated from the coding sequence ATGAGCAAACTGATCTCGGCAGACGCCCGCCCGGGGGGAAACACCATTGGGGAGACCATCTCCGGGGAGAACAGAACAGCACAGGCTCCCGCCGCCGACCCACGGGGCGGGATCGACTGGGGCAAGGTGTTTGCCTTCCCCAACCCGGTGAACGAGTACTCTGCGCGGATCACCGCAGCCCTCGTGGTGCTGCTCTCGCTCGCGACGCTGCTGACTGGCTTCGGCTGGGGGCTGGCGGTCATCGCGGCCGGCTTCTGGCTGCGCGTGCTGTTCGGCCCGCGGATCTCGCCCTTCGGTGTGCTCTCGGTCAAGGTCCTGACGCCGTGGCTGGGCAAGAAGAGGCTGGTCCCCGGCCCGCCGAAGCGCTTCGCTCAGGGCATCGGGGCGGCCCTGTCCACAACGGCCGCCATCCTCCTCGCCGCAGGTCTGGCCCCGGCCGCTTGGATCCTGCTCGCGCTCCTGATCGTTGCCGCCTCGCTGGAGGCCTTTGCCGGCTTCTGCCTCGGCTGCGCGATCTTCGGGATGCTGCAGCGCCGCGGACTCATCCCCGAGGATGTCTGCGAAGCCTGCAACAACATTTCCCTCAGGCGCCCGTAA
- a CDS encoding exonuclease domain-containing protein has translation MGLDFTAIDFETANGFRGSPCAVGLSKVRGGVVVEEASWLMRPPANHDAFDHHNVRIHGIRPEQVAGLPRFGELFPEIGAFIGDDVLAAHNAAFDLGVIRSGLEVSGLPGPAYDYVCTVMLSRRCYSLVSNSLPYAAAEAGVPLLNHHDAAEDARACAGILIDIAARNGAAGIAELYLSLGLAVSRQPAFDPRRDPLSKATQSALAALAAGQGPAAATRPFRPGWPEEGANPVPNAAAEPDHPLFGQTVVFTGELAIPRPEAKLRSAELGARPESRVTARTTVLVVGDGFVASDLRSGRLTGKARRVLELHERGQRIEVVSEGEFLQMVGGHVAAAS, from the coding sequence GTGGGTTTGGACTTTACGGCGATCGACTTCGAGACCGCGAACGGCTTCCGCGGCTCGCCGTGCGCCGTCGGCCTAAGCAAGGTGCGCGGCGGCGTCGTCGTCGAGGAGGCCTCCTGGCTGATGCGGCCGCCCGCCAACCACGACGCCTTCGACCACCACAACGTCCGCATCCACGGGATCCGGCCCGAGCAGGTGGCTGGCCTGCCCCGGTTCGGTGAGCTGTTCCCGGAGATCGGCGCCTTCATCGGCGACGACGTGCTGGCCGCCCACAACGCCGCCTTTGACCTGGGGGTGATCCGCTCCGGCCTGGAGGTGTCCGGGTTGCCTGGTCCCGCCTACGACTACGTCTGCACCGTCATGCTCTCCCGGCGCTGCTACTCGCTGGTGTCCAATTCGCTGCCTTACGCCGCCGCCGAAGCCGGGGTTCCGCTGCTGAACCACCACGACGCCGCCGAGGACGCGCGCGCCTGCGCCGGCATTCTGATCGACATCGCCGCCCGCAACGGCGCCGCCGGCATTGCGGAGCTCTACCTCTCGCTGGGGCTGGCCGTGTCCCGCCAGCCGGCCTTCGACCCACGCCGCGACCCGCTGTCCAAGGCCACCCAGTCGGCCCTCGCCGCGCTGGCCGCCGGCCAGGGCCCGGCTGCCGCGACCCGCCCGTTCCGGCCGGGCTGGCCGGAGGAGGGGGCCAACCCGGTGCCCAACGCCGCGGCCGAACCGGACCACCCGCTGTTCGGGCAGACCGTGGTGTTTACCGGGGAACTGGCGATTCCGAGGCCGGAGGCGAAGCTGCGCTCGGCCGAACTGGGGGCACGGCCCGAAAGCCGCGTCACGGCCCGCACCACGGTCCTGGTGGTGGGGGACGGTTTCGTCGCGTCGGACCTGCGGTCGGGCCGGCTGACCGGCAAGGCGCGCCGGGTGCTGGAACTGCATGAGCGCGGCCAGCGGATCGAAGTCGTCTCCGAGGGGGAGTTCCTGCAGATGGTTGGCGGCCACGTGGCGGCGGCGAGCTGA
- a CDS encoding VTT domain-containing protein, with translation MHDAAVTTLAGAGPVQPHLSSFLPDWLNPQVFLADPALAPWVVVLVCGIIFAETGLLIGFFLPGDSMLFTAGLLVATDTIKFNIWAFAALIVVSAIIGNQAGYLIGSKAGPAIFNKPDSKLFKRENVESAHAFFEKHGGKALILARFVPIIRTFVPVIVGVAQMSKRKFFIYNVIGAVLWGGGVTLLGYLLGDSVPWVRNNLDIIFIAIVLLSVIPIGIELVRGVIARRQAEKYGTDVVEEFLEEHEPEEERKTP, from the coding sequence CTGCACGACGCCGCCGTGACCACGCTCGCGGGCGCCGGACCGGTCCAGCCGCACCTGTCCTCGTTCCTGCCCGACTGGCTCAATCCCCAGGTCTTCCTGGCCGACCCGGCCCTGGCGCCGTGGGTTGTCGTGCTGGTCTGCGGCATCATCTTCGCCGAAACCGGCCTGCTGATCGGCTTCTTCCTGCCGGGCGATTCGATGCTATTCACGGCCGGACTGCTCGTGGCGACGGACACGATCAAGTTCAACATCTGGGCGTTCGCCGCGCTGATTGTCGTGTCCGCGATCATCGGCAACCAGGCAGGCTACCTGATCGGTTCCAAGGCCGGTCCCGCCATCTTCAACAAGCCTGACTCCAAGCTGTTCAAGCGGGAGAACGTGGAAAGCGCCCACGCGTTCTTCGAGAAGCACGGCGGCAAGGCACTCATTCTGGCCCGCTTCGTGCCCATCATCCGGACGTTTGTCCCGGTGATTGTCGGCGTGGCCCAGATGAGCAAGCGCAAGTTCTTCATCTACAACGTGATCGGCGCCGTGCTGTGGGGCGGCGGCGTCACCCTGCTCGGCTACCTTCTGGGCGACAGCGTGCCGTGGGTGCGCAACAACCTGGACATCATCTTCATCGCGATCGTCCTGCTCTCCGTCATTCCGATCGGCATTGAACTGGTCCGCGGTGTCATCGCCCGGCGCCAGGCCGAGAAGTACGGAACCGACGTCGTGGAAGAGTTCCTTGAGGAGCACGAGCCCGAAGAAGAGCGAAAGACGCCCTAA
- the rdgB gene encoding RdgB/HAM1 family non-canonical purine NTP pyrophosphatase, whose protein sequence is MSGAASAQPEARPVLVLATHNQGKLRELRELLRGQLPGLDVDTQVVDAGAVGAPDVAETGVTFAENSLLKARAVAHATGLVAIADDSGLAVDVLGGAPGIFSARWAGRHGDDAANLRLLLDQLSDVPDEFRGAAFVCAAALAVPEQAGGEAREVVEYGQLEGTLLREPRGAGGFGYDPVLQPSGLDRSCAELSPEEKNAISHRGHAFRALLPAIVEALAGK, encoded by the coding sequence GTGAGCGGCGCTGCGTCCGCTCAGCCGGAGGCCCGCCCGGTGCTGGTCCTCGCGACCCACAACCAGGGCAAGCTGCGGGAATTGCGGGAGCTGCTGCGCGGGCAGCTGCCCGGGCTCGACGTCGACACGCAGGTGGTGGACGCCGGCGCCGTCGGTGCCCCCGACGTCGCCGAAACCGGGGTGACGTTCGCGGAAAACTCGCTGCTCAAGGCCCGGGCCGTGGCACACGCCACCGGCCTGGTCGCGATCGCCGACGACTCCGGCCTGGCCGTGGACGTCCTCGGCGGCGCCCCCGGCATCTTCTCGGCGCGCTGGGCGGGACGGCACGGGGACGACGCCGCGAACCTGCGGCTGCTGCTGGACCAGCTCTCCGACGTGCCGGACGAATTCCGCGGCGCGGCCTTTGTCTGTGCCGCCGCGCTGGCCGTGCCCGAACAGGCCGGCGGGGAGGCCCGTGAGGTGGTCGAGTACGGCCAGCTGGAAGGCACGCTGCTGCGGGAGCCGCGCGGTGCCGGCGGCTTCGGCTACGACCCGGTGCTCCAGCCCAGCGGCCTGGACCGCAGTTGCGCCGAGCTGAGTCCTGAGGAGAAGAACGCCATCAGCCACCGCGGCCACGCCTTCCGGGCGCTGCTGCCGGCGATCGTGGAGGCGCTGGCGGGAAAGTAG